The genomic DNA GGATCACCGTCCATCCCCGCGCCATGCCGATCCCGCGCAGCGCCGCGATCAGCTCATCCGCCGCCCCGCTACCCCGCACGTCAGGGTCAACGAAGAGGTCATCCAGAAACCCGCCCGTGCTGGCCGACAGGGGCCGCGCAAAGGCGCGGTAATGCGCCAGACCGATCACCGTGCCATCCGCGGCACAGGCCACCAGCCCTTCGGTTGCGTGACCCGCATCCATCAGCCAGCCCCAGACCCTGTCCCGCATCACCGCCGTCTGGTCGACGCGGTAAAAGGCGGCATAGCCTGCATAAAGCTTGTCCCACACCCCCCGGTCGGCAGCCGTCACAGCCCGAATTGTCACCGTCATTTCCAACCTCCCTGTACGCGCACATCGCATCCATGACACGTCCGCCGTCACCTGACCAAGAAAAATCCCACCGGAGGCATCCTGACCCTCGCAAAGCCGCACCGCCACCGCGACCAAGCGGCACAGTTGCCAGCCGCAACCGTCCTGCTAAAACAGCCTCATGCCCTACGAATGGTCCCCAGAACCCCCACACGCCGACCCGGACTGGAGCCTCGCGCTCTGGCCCTACCGGTCCTTGCTGCGGCGCGATTTCGTGCTGTTCATGGGGGCTACGGCGGCCATCATCCTGCTGCCCTTGCTGACCGTGCTGGGCTCGGTCGTGCTCTGGGCGCTGCTGCCGTTCTTCGCCGCGATGTTTGGCGGTCTCTGGTACGCGCTGAACGTCAGCTACCGGCGCGGCGAGGTCCTGGAGGAGCTGCGCGTCACCGCTGACACCGCCTATCTGGTGCGCCACAATCCCAAGGGGCCACGGCAGGACTGGCGCGCGAACCGCTACTGGGTCAGCGTTCATCTGCACCCCAAGGGCGGCCCTGTCGAAAACTACATCACCCTGCGGGGCGGCGACCGCGAGGTCGAGATCGGCGCCTTCCTCGACGCCGCCGAACGCCTCGCCCTCTACGACGACCTCAAGCGCGCCCTGCGCGGCTGACGGTGACACACAGCCTTCGACATCAGGCCAGCGATGCCCTGTGACGGATCCAGTGACGGGCCGTCCCAGCCCGCGCGAACCTGCAGACCTTCTTCTGGTCGCAAATACTTCGGGGTCCGGGGCAGCGCCCCGAAAAGGGGTGGGCGGGCGGGCCCGTCCACCCCGTCACAATCAGCCCAGACGGTCCTTGACCATCGGCCCGACCCGGCCAAAGTCCATCTGCCCGGTGTATTTGTCCTTCAGCACGGCCATGACGCGGCCCATGTCACGAATGCTGTCGGCCCCGGTCTCGGCGATCGCTGCATCGACGGCGGCGGCAGTTTCGTCGGCGTCCAGCTGGCGCGGCAGGAACTCCTCGACCACCTTGATCTCCGACAGCTCCTTTTCGGCCAACTCCAGACGGCCGCCCTCCTCGTAGGCGCGCGCGCTTTCCTGCCGCTGCTTGACCATGCGGCCCAGGATCGACAGCACTTCGGCACTGTCGACCACCGCCCCGTCTTCGGCGCCGGTGCCACGCAGGGCGATGTCACGGTCCTTGATCGCGGCGTTGATCAGCCGCAGGGTGGACAGACGATCCGCCTCGCGGGCCTTCATCGCATCCTTGAGTGCTGCGGAAAGTCGCTGTCGCACGTCCATGTCAGTGGTTCCATTCCTAAGATCGGCGCAACATAGGGCTGCGGTCCGGCCCTGACAAGCGCTGCCGACGCGGCGTCACGGCCCACCCCTTGACCCCGCCCCGCAGCCTGCGTAGGACAGGCCGAATTTGCGCGCCCGCGCCTGCCCGCGCCCGCCCGCCAGCGCCTGCCGAAGGGGACCCCGGATGACCATCACCGATACCGCGAAGCCCACTGCCTGCCTCGCCCTTGCGGACGGCACCGTGTTCTACGGCCGTGGCTTCGGCGCCACGGGCCAGACCACCGCGGAACTCTGCTTCAACACCGCGATGACCGGCTATCAGGAAATCATGACCGACCCCTCCTACGCGGGTCAGGTCGTCACCTTCACCTTCCCCCACATCGGCAACACCGGCGTCAACGCCGAGGATGACGAGACCGCCGATCCCGTCGCTGCGGGCATGATCGTGAAATGGGACCCGACCGAGGCGTCGAACTGGCGCGCCACCGAAGAGCTGACGACATGGCTCGCGCGCCGCGGCCGGATCGGCATGGGCGGCATCGACACCCGTCGCCTGACCCGCGCGATCCGCCAGCAGGGCGCACCCCACGTGGCCCTCGCCCACGATCCCGACGGCAACTTCGACATCGCGGCCCTCGTCGCCGCCGCGCGCGGCTTTGCGGGCCTCGTCGGTCTCGATCTGGCCAAGGACGTGACCTGCGCTCAAAGCTACCGCTGGAACGAGATGCGCTGGGCCTGGCCCGACGGCTACCCGATCCAGGGCGCGCCCAAGCA from Loktanella sp. M215 includes the following:
- a CDS encoding GatB/YqeY domain-containing protein codes for the protein MDVRQRLSAALKDAMKAREADRLSTLRLINAAIKDRDIALRGTGAEDGAVVDSAEVLSILGRMVKQRQESARAYEEGGRLELAEKELSEIKVVEEFLPRQLDADETAAAVDAAIAETGADSIRDMGRVMAVLKDKYTGQMDFGRVGPMVKDRLG
- a CDS encoding DUF2244 domain-containing protein, giving the protein MPYEWSPEPPHADPDWSLALWPYRSLLRRDFVLFMGATAAIILLPLLTVLGSVVLWALLPFFAAMFGGLWYALNVSYRRGEVLEELRVTADTAYLVRHNPKGPRQDWRANRYWVSVHLHPKGGPVENYITLRGGDREVEIGAFLDAAERLALYDDLKRALRG
- the carA gene encoding glutamine-hydrolyzing carbamoyl-phosphate synthase small subunit, giving the protein MTITDTAKPTACLALADGTVFYGRGFGATGQTTAELCFNTAMTGYQEIMTDPSYAGQVVTFTFPHIGNTGVNAEDDETADPVAAGMIVKWDPTEASNWRATEELTTWLARRGRIGMGGIDTRRLTRAIRQQGAPHVALAHDPDGNFDIAALVAAARGFAGLVGLDLAKDVTCAQSYRWNEMRWAWPDGYPIQGAPKHKVVAIDYGAKRNILRCLASAGCDVTVLPASATAEDVLALNPDGVFLSNGPGDPAATGVYAVPMIKGVLERADLPVFGICLGHQMLALALGAQTIKMNHGHHGANHPVKDMTTGKVEITSMNHGFTVDSQTLPAGVTETHVSLFDGSNCGIALADRPVFSVQYHPEASPGPQDSYYLFERFADAMQARKMN
- a CDS encoding GNAT family N-acetyltransferase, translating into MTVTIRAVTAADRGVWDKLYAGYAAFYRVDQTAVMRDRVWGWLMDAGHATEGLVACAADGTVIGLAHYRAFARPLSASTGGFLDDLFVDPDVRGSGAADELIAALRGIGMARGWTVIRWITAEDNYRARGVYDRVAARTHWVTYDIKL